Proteins found in one Anopheles aquasalis chromosome 3, idAnoAquaMG_Q_19, whole genome shotgun sequence genomic segment:
- the LOC126576059 gene encoding protein PDF, whose protein sequence is MANSSAAVCVLLFCLCLRVSAALPAFDDERDFERELYYRQLPEWPLSSPADLLGEPAVLPLLGAAFEYRQPIHAAASAPHVKRNSELINSLLSLPKSMNDAGK, encoded by the exons ATGGCGAATtctagtgctgctgtttgtgttcTGCTGTTCTGCCTGTGCCTCAGAGTGAGTGCCGCGTTGCCGGCCTTCGACGATGAGCGGGATTTTGAAAGAGAA CTCTACTACCGCCAGCTTCCGGAATGGCCACTAAGCTCGCCGGCGGACTTGTTGGGCGAACCGGCCGTGCTACCATTGCTCGGTGCTGCCTTTGAGTACCGACAACCGATCCATGCGGCCGCCAGTGCACCACACGTGAAGCGAAATTCCGAGCTCATAAATTCTCTACTTAGTCTTCCGAAGTCGATGAATGATGCTGGCAAGTAA